TCGTAAGCGATGAGCAGGTGTCGCGAGACGGTTTGCTCGCCCACGTCTCCCAGATGAAGCGCACACGCCAGCACAATCCAGTCGTCATGGGCGGGGCGGGGCATTCGCAGGTCATCCGAGTCGGGTAGCCTGCCGTTTTGCGCGAAGGCGTTGCGTGTCAGATGTTCCGGGGCGATGATGGTCTCATCTCCTGAGTGCCGCGGCACAGCCAGATAGAGGTATCCCCAGTCGATGCGCAGGTTGTCTCCCGATTTCTCAAGGACAGGTTGTTGTTGAGTGCCCACGCGCAGCACGTCCATCTGCCCCATCCGATACCGTGACCAGACCACCTTTTGGTCGGTAGTGTTCACCGCCCACTCTGCGGAGGCGTCCAGATACAGCGAGACCTCGTGCCGCTTGCCATCGGTGGCGCGTGCCTGCCACAGGATATAGGTAACCGGCCGGGATAGCACCTCCAGAGTGTAAGGCAGAGCGGGGGTGAGGAAAGTCATCTGCAGCTCGACACCGTCCGCTTCGAACGTGTACACGGTGCGGGTAGGCAACACCTGTAGCCGCACCTGACGCATCACAGGAACGGATTCAGGGCGCACACCCATGAAGCGATAAGGCTTGCCGTCGATGCGCGCGATGCCACACAGGGCATGATTCGCACCCGTCCAGTGTTTGCTCCAGCCGTCCGTCAGACGGTCGGCAAAACTCCACGCGCTAAAGTAGGGGTCATGAGTGACCAGCGGAACAGCGGGTGGACGAAGCGCGCTTCGCGGATGGTCGCCGTTGTCTGCCGCCGCTGCAGCAGCAAAGATACATACCACCAGCGCCACAAAAAGTACCTCTACCGAATACAACCGCCTCCTCCTCTCTGAAGCCGGGCGCTTACGGGCAGATGTCATGAGGTGGTGGTGGTGGCGTGCCCTGCGAGTAGACGGTCACAACACCGATGTCGATCACATTCCCTACCGGTGCAGGCAAGTTCAGCGAGCAGCCCTGCACGTTGCGCCCGCGGTAACCGACGACTTCGTAGTACTCGCTCGCGCGACTGCTGACATCTACCTTAAAGGTGGTGGGCGCTGTGCCACTTCCCGCGTCAATGGTAAACCTGCCGTCGCTACCGCTGAGTGCGCTGACGTTATTGGGCAGCACAATGATACGGATACCAGAGACCGCCCGTCCCTGTTCGTCAAGCACCGTCCCCCGCACCAGCAATCCGGTCGGCGGAATAACGCCTGTTCCCGTGCCCCCGCCGCCACAGCCGTTGAGCGTTGCCATCGCCGCCAGCGCCAGCGCGCCCATCGCCACCAGCGCGGCAATCATGCGAAACGAGTTCATCGTTCCCTGTCGCAAAGCCTGTTCCTCCCTTGATTCTCTCGCAAGTTCTGAGTCAAACGCCCTTTCTTTCTTGCGACGTGACCCACCCGGATTCCTGCTGCGCCGCACCGCTTTTAGCGGGTGAGATTCACGTTCACCGTTAACGGTTGATTCTGCGCAGTGAGAGTGACCTCCTGCTGCACGGTGATATATCCTGATTTGGAGACTCGCAGGATGTAGCGCCCGAGCGGTACCCAGAAGCGGAACTCGCCCGAGTCCCGCGTGATGACGGCACTATCCACCTGTGTTTGCGTGTCGGCATCCAGCACCAACACGCTCGCACCCACCGGCGAGTCGGGAGAGGGCACAATCACCCTGCCGAGCAGGTTGTAGGGGCTGGTGGGCGGGTCAGCACTGACAGGCGGTGCGAGGCGTATCTCCCCCAAATCGTTGTCGCCCGGAGACAGCGGCGGGTCAATGGCGAATACCTTTTTCTCAAAACCGGTCGCCTCGATACTTCCTTGATTGGTCTGTGCTACGAGCCGGTCAAAGAAGAAGTTTCCCGCGCTGTTCGTTGTTGTCGTGAATGCACCGATGGTCACCTTCGCGCTGGCAACCGGTTGCCCCGTCTCCGCCGAAACCACTTTCCCCGTGGCTTTCGCAATGCCCGTGTTGGGACCGATAAACACCTCACCGATGTACACCGTGCCGCTGCTGGGGAGAGGCGGAAGGGGAAAGGTCGCTGGAGTGTCGGAAGAGCCTGGCGGCGGGTTTACCGT
This sequence is a window from Bacillota bacterium. Protein-coding genes within it:
- a CDS encoding carboxypeptidase-like regulatory domain-containing protein produces the protein MRQGTMNSFRMIAALVAMGALALAAMATLNGCGGGGTGTGVIPPTGLLVRGTVLDEQGRAVSGIRIIVLPNNVSALSGSDGRFTIDAGSGTAPTTFKVDVSSRASEYYEVVGYRGRNVQGCSLNLPAPVGNVIDIGVVTVYSQGTPPPPPHDICP
- a CDS encoding carboxypeptidase-like regulatory domain-containing protein, which gives rise to MKEIRRFLFAILAVLLGMCFASCGGGGGGGGGAVTIQGLVKRSDTRGLPDAGTTVTIAGKTVQVTNVQQNRDGQDYNFEVIGVPSDASEGTVNPPPGSSDTPATFPLPPLPSSGTVYIGEVFIGPNTGIAKATGKVVSAETGQPVASAKVTIGAFTTTTNSAGNFFFDRLVAQTNQGSIEATGFEKKVFAIDPPLSPGDNDLGEIRLAPPVSADPPTSPYNLLGRVIVPSPDSPVGASVLVLDADTQTQVDSAVITRDSGEFRFWVPLGRYILRVSKSGYITVQQEVTLTAQNQPLTVNVNLTR